Proteins from a genomic interval of Bradyrhizobium sp. CCGB01:
- a CDS encoding SH3 domain-containing protein — translation MRLKSALVAALLLAPTAALAAPGIVTVSTGLRAGPGTGFPLVDRVPEGARVNIHGCLRGNAWCDVSFSDDRGWVSSQYLEYLYRNHYVYLPDYVDEIDVPVVPFVLTSYWSSYYERRPFYRRHAYWNNYWTSHQRLATRMTIDPRAARIGRAATRDSAIALGREGVHAKGAAAISGRDAATTRRDAAIAGRDAATARRDAAVTADGTRAGRNERIAHERANMQSRNPRDAQARMMHEQTQSRAAVRAQPMARAHEAPRVSAAPAARPAAPHVAQPNVSHGSPMNARAQMPAPRAAAPAMPHGGSGGAPHMNAAPRGGGAPAGGPGGGHQKH, via the coding sequence ATGAGGCTCAAGAGCGCTTTAGTTGCAGCATTGTTGCTGGCCCCGACGGCCGCGCTGGCCGCGCCGGGCATCGTCACCGTCTCGACCGGCCTGCGCGCCGGGCCGGGCACGGGCTTTCCGCTGGTCGATCGCGTCCCTGAGGGCGCCCGCGTCAACATCCATGGCTGCCTGCGCGGCAACGCCTGGTGCGACGTGAGCTTCTCCGACGATCGCGGCTGGGTGTCGTCGCAATATCTCGAATATCTCTACCGCAATCACTACGTCTATCTGCCGGACTATGTCGACGAGATCGACGTGCCCGTCGTCCCCTTCGTGCTGACCTCCTACTGGTCGAGCTACTATGAGCGACGTCCCTTTTATCGCCGTCACGCCTACTGGAATAATTACTGGACCTCGCATCAGCGCCTCGCGACGCGGATGACGATCGATCCGCGCGCGGCCCGCATCGGTCGGGCGGCAACGCGCGACTCGGCCATCGCATTGGGACGCGAGGGCGTGCATGCCAAGGGAGCGGCCGCGATCTCCGGTCGTGATGCAGCGACCACGCGTCGCGACGCGGCTATCGCCGGGCGCGACGCGGCGACCGCGAGGCGCGACGCTGCGGTGACGGCCGACGGCACCCGCGCCGGACGAAACGAGCGCATCGCGCACGAGCGGGCCAACATGCAGAGCCGCAATCCGCGCGATGCACAGGCCCGCATGATGCATGAGCAGACGCAGAGCCGCGCCGCGGTGCGTGCGCAGCCGATGGCGCGTGCGCATGAGGCGCCGCGCGTCTCGGCCGCACCTGCAGCGCGTCCGGCGGCACCGCACGTGGCGCAGCCGAACGTGAGCCACGGTTCGCCGATGAATGCTCGCGCGCAGATGCCGGCGCCGCGCGCGGCTGCACCTGCGATGCCGCACGGCGGCAGTGGTGGCGCTCCGCATATGAACGCCGCTCCGCGCGGCGGCGGTGCGCCGGCCGGCGGCCCCGGCGGCGGCCATCAGAAGCACTGA
- a CDS encoding DUF3551 domain-containing protein, whose translation MHRLMNAILLVAGLPGAALVGTPVEAQTYDPRYPVCIEIYTIDGSSIDCSFTSIAQCAASASGQSAQCYANPYAMQNRQPGLGPSPPRRSR comes from the coding sequence CTGCACCGCCTGATGAATGCGATTCTGCTTGTCGCGGGCTTGCCTGGCGCGGCGCTGGTTGGCACGCCCGTGGAAGCGCAAACCTACGATCCGCGCTATCCTGTCTGCATCGAGATCTACACCATCGACGGCAGCAGCATCGATTGCAGCTTTACATCGATTGCTCAGTGCGCAGCGAGCGCATCCGGGCAATCCGCCCAGTGCTACGCCAACCCCTATGCCATGCAGAACCGCCAGCCGGGCCTGGGTCCATCGCCGCCGCGACGGAGCCGCTAG
- a CDS encoding TetR family transcriptional regulator yields MPASAYTRAKQPEQVRRALLDCAAAIAMDHGVAGVTVQAVAAAAGVTKGGLFHHFGSKQALIEGLFADLLARVDTEIDAAIEVDPKPRGSFTRAYVNAVFTGKAFGFATPWAALSMVVVTDPSLRRLWNDWMKARLKRHRTTDAAPELHIVRLAADGAWLSFVTTGQTRISADLRAVHARLIVQTYRRA; encoded by the coding sequence ATGCCGGCGAGCGCCTATACCCGCGCCAAGCAGCCCGAGCAGGTGCGACGCGCCCTGCTCGACTGCGCAGCGGCCATCGCCATGGACCACGGCGTCGCCGGCGTGACGGTGCAGGCGGTCGCGGCGGCAGCCGGGGTCACCAAGGGCGGGCTGTTTCATCATTTCGGCAGCAAGCAGGCGCTGATCGAGGGCCTGTTCGCCGACCTCCTCGCCCGTGTCGACACAGAGATCGACGCTGCCATCGAGGTCGATCCCAAGCCACGCGGCAGCTTTACGCGCGCCTATGTGAATGCAGTGTTCACGGGCAAGGCCTTCGGCTTCGCGACACCCTGGGCCGCCTTGAGCATGGTCGTGGTCACGGATCCGTCACTGCGCCGGCTCTGGAACGACTGGATGAAGGCCCGCCTGAAGCGTCACCGTACGACCGACGCCGCGCCCGAGCTCCACATCGTGCGTCTCGCCGCCGACGGTGCCTGGCTGTCCTTTGTCACGACGGGACAGACGCGGATTAGCGCTGACTTGCGCGCCGTGCACGCGCGGCTGATTGTACAGACATATCGTCGTGCATAG
- a CDS encoding multidrug efflux SMR transporter, whose amino-acid sequence MTSAFNAYAALALAIVFEVTASAFLQQSAQFTRPWPTLAMVLFYVASFYALSVAIRVIPLSIAYAIWGGVGIILTATVSFVLFRQMLDAAAFVGIGLIVSGVVVINLFSQTTAH is encoded by the coding sequence ATGACCTCCGCCTTCAACGCCTACGCAGCGCTTGCCCTCGCCATCGTCTTCGAGGTCACGGCGTCCGCCTTCCTCCAGCAGTCCGCGCAGTTCACGCGGCCGTGGCCGACGCTCGCGATGGTGCTGTTCTATGTCGCCTCGTTCTACGCGCTGTCGGTGGCGATCCGGGTCATTCCCCTGAGCATTGCCTATGCGATCTGGGGCGGCGTCGGCATCATCCTGACCGCGACCGTTTCCTTCGTGCTGTTCCGCCAGATGCTGGACGCCGCGGCCTTCGTCGGCATCGGGCTGATCGTGTCAGGGGTCGTGGTCATCAACCTGTTCTCGCAGACCACGGCGCATTGA
- a CDS encoding O-methyltransferase, giving the protein MTTPTITSLAPLLDRLFDQDEAARGTTRAAFADVTDADRTRMMQSKTDYRDLYARLKDVPLAVSRETGHLLYMLTRSSRAKTIVEFGTSFGISTLHLAAGLRDNGGGRLITSEFEPSKAARARENLSAGGLIDLVEIREGDALKTLSKDLPDRIDLVLLDGAKALYPEILDLVEGHLKPGAIIVADNADDSPDYLARVRRPGSGYMSTAFAEDVELSVRIN; this is encoded by the coding sequence ATGACCACTCCAACCATCACATCGCTTGCGCCGCTGCTGGATCGCCTGTTCGACCAGGACGAAGCAGCACGCGGCACAACGCGAGCCGCCTTCGCCGATGTGACCGACGCCGACCGCACTCGGATGATGCAGAGCAAGACCGATTACCGCGACCTCTACGCACGCCTGAAGGACGTACCGCTCGCGGTCTCGCGCGAGACCGGTCACCTGCTCTACATGCTGACGCGTAGTTCGCGCGCCAAAACGATCGTCGAATTCGGCACCTCGTTCGGCATCTCGACGCTGCATTTGGCCGCTGGCTTGCGCGACAATGGCGGCGGCCGCCTCATCACCAGCGAGTTCGAGCCGTCCAAGGCGGCACGTGCGCGTGAGAACCTCTCGGCCGGCGGGCTGATCGATCTCGTCGAAATCCGCGAGGGTGATGCGCTGAAGACGCTGAGCAAGGACCTGCCCGATCGGATCGATCTCGTGCTGCTCGACGGCGCCAAGGCGCTGTACCCGGAGATCCTGGATCTGGTCGAGGGCCATCTCAAGCCGGGCGCGATCATCGTTGCCGACAATGCCGACGACAGCCCCGACTATCTCGCGCGGGTACGCAGGCCCGGAAGCGGATACATGTCCACGGCCTTTGCCGAAGACGTCGAGCTCTCCGTGCGGATCAACTAG
- a CDS encoding TetR family transcriptional regulator — translation MADRRSRSVSSRKQPQQARSNELVAAILDAAVQVLAKEGAQRFTTARVAERAGVSVGSLYQYFPNKAAILFRLQSDEWRRTSELLRGILADSAKPPLVRLRALVHAFIRSECEEAAMRGALSDAAPLYRDAPEAQDARAAGEGIVATFMREALPKASEATRELAGELIKTTLAEVGKRFSETPRSEAEIARHADGLADMFCAYLDKLAGRGRHS, via the coding sequence ATGGCCGATCGCCGAAGCCGTTCAGTTTCCTCACGAAAACAGCCGCAACAGGCCCGCTCCAACGAGCTTGTGGCGGCCATTCTGGATGCCGCTGTTCAGGTCCTGGCAAAGGAGGGCGCGCAGCGTTTCACCACGGCGCGGGTGGCGGAGCGGGCCGGTGTGAGCGTCGGATCGCTCTATCAATATTTTCCGAACAAGGCCGCGATCCTGTTCCGCCTCCAGAGCGACGAGTGGCGGCGCACGAGCGAGCTCTTGCGCGGTATCCTCGCGGATTCGGCGAAGCCGCCCTTGGTGCGGCTGCGCGCGCTGGTCCACGCCTTCATCCGTTCCGAGTGCGAGGAGGCTGCGATGCGCGGCGCGCTCAGTGATGCCGCGCCGCTCTATCGCGACGCGCCCGAGGCGCAGGACGCGCGCGCGGCCGGCGAAGGCATTGTCGCAACCTTCATGCGCGAGGCGCTGCCAAAGGCCTCGGAGGCGACGCGCGAGCTTGCCGGGGAGTTGATCAAGACGACGCTGGCCGAGGTCGGTAAACGGTTCTCGGAGACGCCGCGCAGCGAGGCCGAGATTGCGCGACACGCCGACGGGCTGGCTGACATGTTCTGCGCCTACCTCGACAAGCTTGCAGGCCGCGGACGTCATTCCTGA
- a CDS encoding FMN-binding negative transcriptional regulator, which translates to MHVLRPQFRIEEQRALEFAGRRGFGVIVAADANGPRASHVPFVLDQRDGRVIVQIHFTAKNPLVELADGVRRFLLIVAGDDAYISNDWYASRDNVSTWLYEAVHLSGVAHLRRHDENRGHGDALLAVAEARLPKPPWDLTQMEPAKRESMLAAIRVVDLVVDTVEGQAKLNQHKGDADHVAVADRLARSDETGHQRLARKMQALRPGLGYETP; encoded by the coding sequence ATGCATGTCCTTCGACCCCAGTTCCGCATCGAGGAGCAGCGCGCGCTGGAATTTGCGGGCCGGCGCGGCTTCGGCGTGATCGTGGCGGCGGATGCCAACGGCCCGCGCGCCTCGCACGTGCCGTTCGTGCTGGACCAGCGCGATGGGCGCGTGATCGTGCAGATCCATTTCACGGCAAAAAACCCTCTGGTCGAGCTTGCCGACGGCGTCAGGCGCTTCCTGCTGATCGTTGCCGGCGACGATGCCTACATCTCCAATGATTGGTACGCCTCCCGTGACAATGTCTCGACCTGGCTTTACGAGGCCGTGCACTTGTCGGGTGTGGCGCATCTGCGCAGGCACGATGAGAACCGTGGCCATGGCGATGCGCTGCTGGCCGTCGCCGAGGCACGGCTGCCGAAGCCGCCCTGGGACCTCACGCAGATGGAGCCGGCCAAGCGCGAGAGCATGCTGGCGGCGATCCGGGTCGTCGATCTCGTGGTCGACACCGTCGAGGGACAGGCCAAGCTCAACCAGCACAAGGGCGATGCGGATCATGTCGCGGTCGCCGATCGATTGGCGCGGTCGGACGAGACGGGGCATCAACGGCTGGCGCGGAAGATGCAGGCGCTGCGGCCGGGGCTGGGGTACGAGACACCGTAA
- the pdxY gene encoding pyridoxal kinase: MLVISIQSQVVHGHVGNSAAAYAMQAEGVNVAAVPTTLLSNHPRYPTLRGRVLETELVADLLKGVEERDLVDEAAVLVTGYLGSPGNAAVIADFVERALTRNSKLVYLCDPVIGDDGRVYVADGILDVVRHRLLPAANLITPNQFELELLSGTAIADAPGLRTACAALAGQGRIDVVATGCTLADTADGQVETILCADGQLSRFATPRLPIRPYGTGDLLTGLIAAHLAKGKAVEAAVRLAVETIFAVLVRTQESGSAEMRLVPLPGRKP, translated from the coding sequence ATGCTCGTCATCTCCATTCAAAGCCAGGTGGTCCACGGCCATGTCGGCAACAGCGCGGCGGCCTATGCCATGCAGGCCGAGGGCGTGAACGTCGCGGCGGTGCCGACGACGCTGCTGTCGAACCATCCGCGCTATCCGACCCTGCGCGGGCGGGTGCTGGAGACCGAGCTCGTCGCCGATCTGCTGAAGGGCGTCGAGGAGCGCGATCTCGTCGACGAGGCCGCAGTGCTGGTCACAGGCTATCTGGGCTCGCCCGGCAATGCGGCCGTCATCGCCGATTTCGTCGAGCGGGCGCTGACGCGGAATTCGAAGCTCGTCTATCTCTGCGATCCCGTGATCGGCGATGACGGCCGCGTCTATGTCGCCGACGGCATCCTGGACGTGGTCCGGCACCGTCTGCTGCCGGCGGCTAACCTGATCACGCCCAACCAGTTCGAGCTCGAGCTGCTGTCGGGCACCGCTATTGCGGACGCGCCAGGCTTGCGCACGGCGTGCGCGGCGCTGGCGGGGCAGGGACGCATCGACGTTGTCGCGACCGGCTGCACGCTTGCCGATACGGCGGACGGGCAGGTGGAAACGATCCTATGCGCGGACGGGCAGCTGTCGCGCTTTGCGACGCCGCGTCTTCCGATCCGTCCCTATGGCACCGGCGATCTGCTCACCGGCCTGATCGCAGCGCATCTGGCCAAGGGCAAGGCGGTGGAGGCGGCGGTGCGGCTCGCGGTCGAGACTATCTTTGCGGTGCTGGTACGCACGCAGGAATCCGGTTCAGCCGAGATGCGCCTCGTGCCGCTGCCCGGGCGTAAGCCGTAA
- a CDS encoding Flp family type IVb pilin, translating into MKCLLAEFAADESGATAIEYGLIAAGIALAIIEIIYALGTNLVAKLQSLAAALK; encoded by the coding sequence TTGAAATGTCTGTTGGCCGAATTCGCCGCCGATGAATCCGGCGCCACCGCGATCGAATACGGCCTGATCGCAGCCGGTATCGCGCTGGCGATCATCGAAATCATCTATGCGCTCGGCACCAATCTCGTCGCAAAGCTGCAATCGCTTGCGGCGGCCCTGAAATAA
- a CDS encoding bifunctional transcriptional activator/DNA repair enzyme AdaA, with amino-acid sequence MLSFETCNAARLRRDAHYDGRFFTAVKTTGIYCRPVCPAKQPLTRNVVYYPTAAAAEAAGFRPCLRCRPETAPFCPAWNGTRSTVARAVKLINDGALDADSVVTLAMRLGISSRHLARLFERHVGATPQQLAKTLRVQRAKRLLDAGDHTMTDIAFQAGFGSLRRFNAAFAELYGRSPSSLRSSRRA; translated from the coding sequence ATGCTGAGCTTTGAGACTTGCAACGCCGCGCGCCTGCGCCGGGATGCCCACTATGACGGCCGCTTCTTCACGGCGGTGAAGACCACGGGCATCTATTGCCGCCCGGTCTGCCCGGCCAAGCAGCCGCTGACGCGCAACGTCGTCTATTATCCGACGGCGGCCGCGGCCGAGGCCGCAGGCTTTCGGCCCTGCCTGCGCTGCCGCCCCGAAACCGCGCCGTTCTGCCCGGCCTGGAACGGCACGCGCTCGACGGTCGCGCGCGCGGTGAAGCTGATCAACGACGGCGCGCTCGACGCGGATTCCGTGGTGACGCTCGCGATGCGGCTCGGCATCTCCTCGCGTCATCTCGCACGACTGTTCGAGCGCCATGTCGGCGCCACGCCGCAGCAGCTCGCAAAGACGCTGCGCGTCCAGCGCGCAAAGCGTCTGCTCGATGCCGGCGATCACACCATGACGGATATCGCGTTCCAGGCCGGCTTCGGCAGCCTGCGCCGATTCAACGCCGCGTTCGCCGAGCTCTACGGAAGATCGCCGTCGAGCCTGCGCTCATCGAGGCGTGCGTAG
- a CDS encoding nuclear transport factor 2 family protein — translation MTSPKDIVLNAWKTFSSRDANRIAALFTEDAEWIAPKGNATAVALDHADHMVGAQAIARFIAQEMHRMFSEVDIAFRGVYADGDVVIVEERMRATLPGGKHYENDYCFVFTVAGGKIREVREYMDTRKGWRMVFGEGA, via the coding sequence GTGACCAGCCCGAAAGACATCGTCCTCAACGCCTGGAAGACCTTTTCCTCGCGCGATGCGAATCGCATCGCCGCGTTGTTCACGGAGGATGCCGAATGGATCGCGCCGAAGGGCAACGCCACCGCCGTCGCACTCGATCACGCCGATCACATGGTCGGCGCGCAAGCGATCGCGCGCTTCATCGCGCAGGAGATGCACCGGATGTTTTCGGAAGTCGATATCGCCTTTCGCGGCGTCTACGCCGACGGCGATGTCGTGATCGTGGAGGAGCGGATGCGCGCGACGCTGCCCGGCGGCAAGCACTACGAGAACGACTATTGCTTCGTGTTCACGGTGGCCGGCGGGAAAATCCGCGAGGTCAGGGAATACATGGACACGCGCAAGGGATGGCGGATGGTGTTCGGCGAGGGGGCGTGA
- a CDS encoding DMT family transporter, which produces MDQRTSGADALIQKNDAQNNDAAPALLGVVCGLSAALFWALGFAGTRHGLKVGFTPVDLLVHRYVWSGIAFLPLVLRAGISDLCGIGWGRGLVLMVLGGPVMSLISYTGFMFVPLGHGSVIQPSCATLGGLLLAALFLKEHISASRLAGAFVIVGGLGVIGAESIGHIGADGVLGDLIFVLTGLMFAGFGAALRHWRVSAVSAALVINVLSLLLLPVYLATVGLAHVAAIGLTENAIQALAQGVLAGPAALYLFAVSVQRLGVARAAVFPACVPALTLLVGWLLLGEPPTMLQAAGLVTVLCGFYLAQRQR; this is translated from the coding sequence ATGGATCAGCGAACGAGCGGCGCTGACGCTCTCATTCAGAAGAACGATGCGCAGAACAACGACGCGGCGCCGGCGCTGCTCGGCGTCGTCTGCGGCCTGTCCGCGGCGCTGTTCTGGGCGCTGGGCTTTGCCGGCACGCGTCACGGCCTCAAGGTCGGCTTCACCCCGGTCGACCTGCTCGTGCACCGCTATGTCTGGTCGGGCATCGCGTTCCTGCCGCTTGTCCTGCGCGCTGGCATCTCCGATCTCTGCGGCATCGGCTGGGGCAGGGGCCTGGTGCTGATGGTGCTCGGCGGTCCCGTGATGTCGCTGATCTCCTACACCGGATTTATGTTCGTCCCGCTCGGCCATGGCAGCGTGATCCAGCCCTCCTGCGCGACGCTCGGCGGCCTGCTGCTCGCAGCTCTGTTCCTGAAGGAACATATCTCCGCCTCGCGCCTTGCCGGCGCCTTCGTCATCGTCGGCGGCCTCGGCGTGATCGGCGCGGAATCGATCGGCCATATCGGCGCCGACGGTGTGCTGGGCGATCTGATCTTCGTGCTGACCGGATTGATGTTCGCCGGTTTCGGCGCAGCTCTGCGTCACTGGCGCGTGTCCGCCGTGTCGGCCGCGCTCGTCATCAACGTGCTGTCGCTGCTGCTGCTGCCGGTCTATCTCGCGACCGTCGGTCTTGCCCATGTCGCGGCGATCGGCTTGACCGAGAACGCCATCCAGGCGCTGGCGCAGGGCGTGCTCGCCGGTCCCGCCGCGCTGTATCTGTTCGCCGTCTCGGTGCAGCGCCTCGGCGTCGCCCGCGCGGCCGTATTCCCGGCCTGCGTGCCGGCGCTGACGCTCCTGGTCGGCTGGCTGCTGCTCGGCGAGCCGCCGACGATGTTGCAGGCGGCGGGCCTCGTGACGGTGCTGTGCGGGTTTTATCTGGCGCAAAGGCAGCGGTGA
- a CDS encoding zinc ribbon domain-containing protein YjdM, giving the protein MTEPMRCPNCQSEHAYQDRDLWVCPECAHEWSADGDAAAHAPQEAGVRDAHGNVLADGDSVIVMKDLKVKGSSSVVKGGTKVRNIRLQDATDGHNIACKIDGIGAMNLKAEFVKKA; this is encoded by the coding sequence ATGACCGAACCGATGAGATGTCCGAACTGCCAGTCCGAGCACGCCTACCAGGATCGCGATCTCTGGGTCTGCCCGGAGTGCGCGCATGAATGGAGCGCGGACGGCGATGCCGCCGCGCATGCTCCGCAGGAGGCCGGCGTGCGCGATGCCCATGGCAATGTGCTCGCGGACGGCGACAGCGTCATCGTGATGAAGGACCTCAAGGTCAAGGGCTCGTCATCGGTCGTCAAGGGCGGCACCAAGGTCAGGAACATCCGCCTCCAGGACGCCACCGACGGCCACAACATCGCCTGCAAGATCGACGGCATCGGCGCGATGAATCTGAAAGCGGAGTTCGTGAAGAAGGCGTGA
- a CDS encoding helix-turn-helix domain-containing protein encodes MSEHRAAVRHHTLRTGIVEFDNGTGSIISVPCTIRDVSGTGARLQLNSSLWVAEQFTLVFQSGLRKDCRVAWRKGRLIGGAFTDGCASADEQAVMMTADEQSRHRLGIGARVKTARETRGYTEAQLAERIGVTPAFLALAENGEADIPLYQLMHIADLLMVGLDGLVAGPVPEDVDAA; translated from the coding sequence ATGAGCGAGCACCGCGCCGCGGTCCGACATCACACGTTGCGGACCGGCATTGTCGAGTTCGACAACGGCACCGGCAGCATCATCAGCGTGCCCTGCACGATCCGCGATGTCTCCGGCACCGGCGCGCGCCTGCAGCTCAACTCGTCGCTGTGGGTCGCCGAGCAGTTCACGCTGGTCTTCCAGAGCGGCCTGCGCAAGGACTGCCGGGTCGCCTGGCGCAAGGGCAGGCTGATCGGCGGTGCGTTCACCGATGGCTGTGCGAGCGCGGACGAGCAGGCCGTCATGATGACCGCGGACGAGCAGTCCCGGCACCGGCTCGGGATCGGTGCGCGCGTCAAAACCGCGCGCGAGACCCGCGGCTACACCGAAGCCCAGCTCGCCGAGCGCATCGGCGTCACGCCCGCCTTCCTGGCGCTGGCCGAGAACGGCGAGGCGGATATTCCGCTCTACCAGCTGATGCACATCGCCGATCTGCTGATGGTCGGCCTCGATGGGCTCGTGGCGGGACCTGTGCCTGAGGACGTCGACGCGGCGTAG
- a CDS encoding cell envelope biogenesis protein TolA has protein sequence MPTKPKRKLKTYQTSLGFYDQAVAAPSMKAALEAWGASSNLFHQGVAKETDDPDIVAATMASPGVVLRRPVGSNGPFTESSELPTDLADGETRRKPKSRAQSKSKSKSKPDKRPAGSARKQPLEIDERQARRAAAAFEKEERRRQAERQKEEAARARERARRDKAVATAQAALDKARREHEARSEAIEAERAALDERVEAEESRWNKQRIKLQEAVRAAERGEVERS, from the coding sequence ATGCCGACAAAACCGAAAAGAAAACTGAAGACCTACCAGACCTCGCTCGGCTTCTACGACCAGGCGGTCGCCGCACCGTCGATGAAGGCGGCGCTGGAGGCCTGGGGCGCCAGCTCCAACCTGTTCCACCAGGGCGTTGCGAAGGAGACCGACGACCCCGACATCGTCGCCGCGACGATGGCAAGCCCGGGCGTCGTGCTCAGGCGTCCCGTCGGATCGAACGGCCCGTTCACCGAGAGCTCGGAGTTGCCGACTGATCTCGCCGACGGCGAGACCAGGCGCAAACCCAAGTCCAGAGCGCAGTCCAAGTCCAAATCAAAATCCAAGCCGGACAAGCGTCCCGCCGGGAGCGCACGCAAACAGCCTCTTGAGATCGACGAACGACAGGCGCGCAGGGCCGCCGCGGCGTTCGAGAAGGAGGAGCGGCGGCGGCAAGCCGAGCGCCAGAAGGAGGAGGCCGCCCGCGCCAGGGAGCGCGCGCGCCGGGACAAGGCGGTCGCGACAGCGCAGGCGGCGCTGGACAAGGCGAGGCGCGAGCACGAGGCGCGGTCGGAGGCGATCGAAGCCGAGCGGGCGGCGCTCGACGAGCGCGTCGAGGCGGAGGAGAGCCGGTGGAACAAGCAGAGGATCAAGCTGCAGGAGGCGGTGCGCGCAGCAGAGCGAGGAGAGGTTGAGCGCTCATAA
- a CDS encoding DUF2312 domain-containing protein — MSDITIPGGKIRSFVERIENLDSELQELSEQKKEVFSEAKGEGFDVKILKEIIKLRKEDKNERDERESLLDLYMRAMDTASQEQAKAA; from the coding sequence ATGTCCGACATCACCATTCCCGGCGGCAAAATCCGTTCCTTCGTCGAGCGGATCGAGAACCTCGACAGCGAATTGCAGGAGTTGAGCGAACAGAAGAAGGAAGTCTTCTCGGAGGCCAAGGGCGAGGGCTTCGACGTGAAAATCCTCAAGGAGATCATCAAGCTCCGCAAGGAAGACAAGAACGAGCGCGACGAGCGCGAAAGCCTGCTCGATCTCTATATGCGCGCGATGGACACGGCGTCGCAGGAGCAGGCGAAAGCGGCGTGA
- a CDS encoding transglycosylase SLT domain-containing protein has product MPGKNRNLLPRLRNVRRRARWARKTFSRAPRMVRIASGTAVLLAALALLNIAYHVIRKPTELFVFVGNSLDKEPAETWRQYGALFRKLSTATITPELLAALAQVESSANPVARTYWRWRWSFNPLAIYRPASSAVGLFQMTDPAFAEVSRFCIRGNAVTETGCGFTSFYVRAIPSHAIELASVYLDRNVALVLTLAGDVRPNAQQTQDLATIIHLCGAGPAAAYARRKFQMMAGERCGDHLVAGYLARVNAMKRQFVRLAADGGG; this is encoded by the coding sequence ATGCCAGGAAAAAACCGAAACCTCCTCCCTCGCCTGCGCAACGTCAGGCGGCGCGCCCGGTGGGCACGAAAGACTTTCTCACGCGCACCACGGATGGTTCGGATCGCGAGTGGCACGGCGGTCCTGCTTGCCGCCCTTGCCCTCCTGAACATCGCCTATCACGTCATCCGCAAGCCGACCGAGCTGTTCGTCTTCGTCGGCAATTCGCTCGACAAGGAGCCGGCCGAAACCTGGCGGCAATACGGGGCGCTGTTCCGCAAGCTTTCCACCGCGACGATCACGCCCGAATTGCTGGCCGCGCTGGCGCAGGTCGAGAGTTCAGCCAATCCGGTCGCGCGCACCTACTGGCGCTGGCGATGGAGTTTTAATCCCCTTGCGATCTACCGGCCCGCCTCCAGTGCCGTCGGCCTCTTCCAGATGACCGATCCGGCCTTCGCCGAGGTCTCGCGGTTCTGTATCCGTGGCAACGCGGTCACGGAAACCGGCTGCGGGTTCACGAGCTTCTATGTCCGCGCGATCCCGAGCCATGCCATCGAGCTGGCATCGGTGTATCTGGACCGCAATGTCGCGCTGGTTCTCACCCTCGCGGGTGATGTGAGGCCAAACGCGCAGCAGACGCAGGATCTGGCAACGATCATCCATCTCTGCGGCGCAGGTCCCGCCGCCGCCTACGCGCGCCGCAAGTTTCAGATGATGGCAGGCGAGCGCTGCGGGGATCACCTCGTCGCGGGCTATCTCGCTAGGGTCAACGCGATGAAACGGCAGTTTGTGCGCCTTGCGGCGGATGGCGGAGGTTAG